GCTGACGCGCGATCCGCAATCATCGATGCAGACGGCCTATGAGGAAGTGCGCGACTTCTTCCACTATGCCGATAATTACATCGACCCGCTCGACCGGGCGGCCGAGGCGCTGGCGACGGAACTGGGTGAATTCGGGCCCGACCGGCTGCGGCGGCTCGTCACCTATTGTGCCGAAATGCACAATATCCGCGTGACGCTGACCCCGCCGCTTCAGGGCGACACTATTATCCAGTTCGACCGCGCCAACCGGGACCTGCTGGTCAACAGCCGGCTCGATCCGTCGACGCAGTTCTTCCAGATCGCGGTGACCTTGGCGGGGCTGGAGCAGGCGACCTTGCTGGGGCAATTGCTCGATGGCGCCAGCTTCAAGACGGCGGAGGCGCGCGACATTGCCCGCATGGGGCTGGCCAATTATTTCGCCGGCGCCCTGCAAATGCCCTATGGCGCTTTTCTCGGCGCGGCCGAGGCGCATCGCTATGATATCGAGGAACTGGGCCATCTGTTCGGCGCCAGTCTCGAACAGGTGGCGCATCGCCTCTCCACCATGCAAAGGCCGCGCGAGCGGGGCGTGCCGTTTTTCTTCGCGCGGGTGGATGCGGCAGGGACGATCACCAAGCGCCATTCGGCGACGGCTTTGCAGTTTGCGCGCTTTGGCGGGGCGTGTCCGCTGTGGAATGTGCATCGCGCCTTCGAAGGGCGCGGCGAGATCATCAGGCAACTGGCCGAGACGCCTGACGGCAACCGCTATCTGTGCCTCGCCTGGTCCTCCGAGAAGCGCTCGGGCGGGTATCACGGCACGACGCGGCGCTATGCCTATGCTTTGGGTTGCGAGGTGAGCCATGCCGGGCGGACGGTTTATGGTGCGGATGTGGACCTGACCCACGCCGCGTTCGACCCGATCGGGATTTCCTGCCGCATCTGCGAGCGGCGCACCTGCCCGCAACGCTCGGTGCCGCCGCTGGCGGCGGCGATCAGCGTGCCCGCGGATCGGCGGAGCATTGTGCCGTATGAGATTGGGTGAGGCGCTACAGTCTCGCCAATGTCATCCCGGCCTTGAGCCGGGACCCAGCCTGAGATGGCACCGTAGCCGCAAGGTGAACCATTCTGCCACCGGACCAAGTCTTGTCATCTCAGGATGGATCCCCGCTTTCGCGGGGATGACACGGTGGTTGGGGCGTGCACCGGGCCTCCACTCGCTCGCCCCCGTGGTTCGACAGGCTCACCATGAGGGCTTTGAGAGAGCGGTGCCAGGCCGTGTCAGGCAGGCTCGAAATCGCTTGGCCTGGCCGTGACATCCACCATGCCGGCGGCGAAGCGCCTGGCGTTTTTCACGTAGCGGTCGGCTGAGGCGGCCAGGGCTTTGACGCCCTCTTCGTCGATTTCGCGGATGACCTTGCC
This sequence is a window from Devosia ginsengisoli. Protein-coding genes within it:
- a CDS encoding helix-turn-helix domain-containing protein, translating into MAARKVFAGARLRALRSQHKLTQSELAARLDISASYVNQLESNQRPLTASVMLALADGFNLDLSELMTDASDRLVADLREALADPVFGEAVPNLQELKTVATNAPDMARAMLQLYESYRKTNERLAGVDAALTRDPQSSMQTAYEEVRDFFHYADNYIDPLDRAAEALATELGEFGPDRLRRLVTYCAEMHNIRVTLTPPLQGDTIIQFDRANRDLLVNSRLDPSTQFFQIAVTLAGLEQATLLGQLLDGASFKTAEARDIARMGLANYFAGALQMPYGAFLGAAEAHRYDIEELGHLFGASLEQVAHRLSTMQRPRERGVPFFFARVDAAGTITKRHSATALQFARFGGACPLWNVHRAFEGRGEIIRQLAETPDGNRYLCLAWSSEKRSGGYHGTTRRYAYALGCEVSHAGRTVYGADVDLTHAAFDPIGISCRICERRTCPQRSVPPLAAAISVPADRRSIVPYEIG